A section of the Polyangium spumosum genome encodes:
- a CDS encoding sugar ABC transporter substrate-binding protein, with protein MRALWVVLGCLLALLAVSCGRGERASATTRDSKREARFAVVTHGQASDPFWSVVKNGIDRAAKDMGAKVTYQAPQTFDMVAMSRLIDAEVARRPDGLIVSVPDPSALARSLLAARDAGIPVLTINAGGDEAREMGALLHVGQSEYDAGKAGGERMASAGVRRAICVNHEVGNISQDERCRGFLDALTKAGGTGRVLAVNATSPTDTQQKILAAATPEVDGIFTLGPPGVHPALAGLSQSGRLGQVKVATFDLSPDVLAAIRDGKILFAIDQQQYLQGYLSIVLLDQYVRNGLLPAAEAIPTGPSFVTKENAAAVIDASKKGIR; from the coding sequence GTGCGGGCGTTATGGGTGGTCCTCGGTTGCCTCCTCGCGCTCCTCGCCGTTTCCTGCGGCAGGGGCGAGCGCGCGAGCGCGACCACGCGTGATTCGAAGCGAGAAGCGCGCTTCGCCGTCGTCACCCACGGCCAGGCCTCCGATCCATTCTGGTCGGTGGTGAAGAACGGAATCGACCGGGCGGCCAAGGACATGGGCGCCAAAGTCACGTACCAGGCGCCCCAGACCTTCGACATGGTCGCGATGAGCCGCCTCATCGACGCCGAGGTCGCCCGCAGGCCCGACGGCCTCATCGTCTCGGTCCCGGATCCCAGCGCCCTCGCGCGTTCGCTCCTCGCCGCCAGAGACGCGGGGATCCCCGTCCTCACCATCAACGCGGGCGGCGACGAGGCGCGCGAGATGGGCGCGCTCCTGCACGTCGGACAGAGCGAATACGACGCCGGCAAGGCCGGCGGTGAGCGTATGGCGAGCGCCGGCGTGCGGCGCGCGATCTGCGTGAACCACGAGGTGGGCAACATCTCCCAGGACGAGCGTTGCCGCGGCTTCCTCGACGCGCTCACGAAGGCGGGGGGCACAGGCCGCGTGCTCGCGGTGAATGCCACGAGCCCCACGGACACACAACAGAAGATCCTCGCCGCGGCGACGCCCGAGGTGGACGGCATTTTCACGCTGGGCCCGCCCGGCGTGCACCCCGCCCTCGCGGGGCTCTCGCAATCGGGCCGGCTCGGCCAGGTGAAGGTCGCCACCTTCGACCTCTCGCCCGACGTCCTCGCGGCGATCCGCGACGGGAAGATCCTGTTCGCCATCGATCAGCAGCAATACTTGCAGGGGTATCTCTCGATCGTCTTGCTCGACCAGTACGTGCGAAACGGCTTGCTCCCCGCGGCGGAGGCCATCCCCACGGGGCCGTCGTTCGTCACGAAGGAGAACGCGGCGGCCGTGATCGACGCGAGCAAGAAAGGTATTCGTTAG
- a CDS encoding inositol oxygenase family protein, whose product MSVSEHLGQIEKKETSEFRDYRAEARPSVKELYRLNHENQTLAFVQEKERRYLGLDRRRAGMWEVLEKLDRLVDDSDPDTESSQIAHALQSAEAARRDDQPPWFVLTALIHDAGKVLALWGEPQWAVVGDTFPVGCAFSDRIVFPELFARNPDLQNPRYRTPCGMYEEGCGLSEVHMSWGHDEYLYHVVKEYLPMEALYMIRYHSFYAAHREGAYAHLMNEQDRRMMEWVRRFNPYDLYSKADAPPDVAKLRPYYQELIGKYLPAELRW is encoded by the coding sequence ATGAGCGTGAGCGAGCACCTCGGACAGATCGAGAAGAAGGAAACCTCGGAGTTTCGCGATTACCGCGCGGAGGCGCGGCCGAGCGTCAAGGAGCTTTACCGGCTGAACCACGAGAACCAGACGCTCGCCTTCGTGCAGGAGAAGGAGCGCCGATACCTCGGCCTCGATCGCCGCCGGGCGGGCATGTGGGAGGTGCTCGAGAAACTCGATCGGCTGGTCGACGACAGCGATCCGGACACGGAGAGCTCGCAGATCGCGCACGCGCTCCAGTCCGCGGAGGCGGCGCGGCGCGACGATCAGCCGCCGTGGTTCGTCCTGACGGCCCTGATCCACGACGCCGGCAAGGTCCTTGCGCTCTGGGGCGAGCCGCAATGGGCCGTCGTGGGCGACACGTTCCCGGTGGGCTGCGCGTTCTCGGATCGGATCGTCTTCCCCGAGCTCTTCGCGAGGAACCCGGACCTGCAAAACCCGCGCTATCGCACGCCGTGTGGCATGTACGAGGAGGGCTGTGGGCTCTCCGAGGTCCACATGTCGTGGGGGCACGACGAGTACCTCTACCACGTGGTGAAGGAGTACCTCCCGATGGAGGCCCTGTACATGATCCGGTATCACTCGTTCTACGCGGCGCACCGCGAGGGCGCGTACGCGCACCTCATGAACGAGCAGGATCGGCGGATGATGGAGTGGGTGCGGCGGTTCAACCCGTACGATCTCTACTCGAAGGCCGACGCGCCGCCCGACGTGGCGAAGCTGCGTCCCTATTATCAGGAATTGATCGGAAAATACCTGCCGGCCGAGCTGCGCTGGTAG
- a CDS encoding FGGY family carbohydrate kinase, producing MTHVLVVDVGSSSVRAAICDGSAQIVAETAEAYSFTVAADGTSEVDARRLQGMVERCVDRILTNAAPIEAVALATFVGNLLGVDGENQPVTPVYTYADTRPAPEAALLAAEGGIASLYQATGCPLHTAYHPARLRWYARARGAAPAIWLDFATYLYRAWFGREVPCSHSVASWSGLFDRASRSWSAEWLARLGLGPERLPALADFREAEVGLASAHGERWPALRDVPFFLAIGDGAAAHIGGGAISPRSTSLTVGTTAALRQLRMAEVPPGEVPEGLWAYRLDERRELVGGATSEGGNVHAWARAHLKLDAEPLAFREPFAHGLTVLPMFAGERSPGYRADATATLHGLRLSTTAFDIVQALFESVALRISQVHDALGGSDALHAGGGALHASPDWAQMFADAMQTPVYLMGEEATLRGAAMLLLEALGKGALDVFAPRVSRIFEPRAEVAEVVRAAKERQIELYRRLYS from the coding sequence GTGACGCACGTCCTCGTGGTGGATGTCGGCAGCTCGTCCGTGCGCGCCGCCATTTGTGACGGGAGCGCTCAGATCGTCGCGGAGACGGCCGAGGCGTATTCGTTCACGGTGGCCGCGGACGGCACCTCCGAGGTGGACGCGCGGCGCCTGCAGGGCATGGTCGAGCGGTGCGTCGATCGGATCCTGACGAACGCGGCGCCGATCGAGGCCGTCGCGCTCGCGACGTTCGTGGGCAATCTGCTCGGCGTGGACGGGGAGAATCAGCCCGTGACCCCGGTCTACACCTACGCGGATACGCGCCCGGCGCCCGAGGCCGCCCTTCTCGCCGCCGAGGGAGGTATCGCCTCTCTGTACCAGGCGACGGGCTGCCCGCTACATACCGCGTATCATCCCGCGCGGCTGCGCTGGTATGCCCGCGCGCGGGGGGCCGCGCCTGCGATCTGGCTGGATTTCGCCACGTACCTCTATCGCGCGTGGTTCGGCCGGGAGGTCCCGTGTAGCCATTCGGTGGCCTCGTGGAGTGGCCTCTTCGACCGCGCTTCCCGGAGCTGGTCTGCGGAGTGGCTCGCTCGCCTCGGGCTCGGCCCGGAGAGGCTCCCTGCCCTCGCCGATTTTCGCGAGGCTGAGGTCGGCCTCGCGTCCGCTCATGGCGAGCGCTGGCCGGCGCTGCGCGACGTGCCGTTTTTCCTGGCCATCGGGGACGGGGCGGCGGCGCATATCGGCGGCGGGGCGATATCGCCGCGGAGCACCTCCCTCACCGTGGGCACGACGGCGGCGCTGCGGCAATTGCGTATGGCCGAGGTCCCGCCGGGCGAGGTGCCCGAGGGGTTGTGGGCGTATCGTCTCGACGAGCGGCGCGAGCTCGTGGGGGGAGCGACGAGTGAAGGCGGCAACGTCCACGCCTGGGCGCGCGCCCATTTGAAGCTCGACGCGGAGCCGCTTGCCTTCCGCGAGCCCTTCGCGCACGGGCTCACCGTATTGCCCATGTTCGCGGGCGAGCGGAGCCCCGGGTATCGCGCCGACGCGACGGCCACGTTGCACGGGTTGCGGCTGTCCACGACCGCGTTCGACATCGTCCAGGCGCTCTTCGAGTCGGTCGCCCTGCGGATCTCGCAGGTCCACGACGCGCTCGGCGGCAGCGACGCGCTTCATGCGGGAGGCGGCGCGCTCCACGCCTCGCCCGATTGGGCCCAGATGTTCGCGGATGCCATGCAAACGCCCGTGTATCTCATGGGCGAGGAGGCGACGCTGCGCGGCGCGGCGATGCTCTTGCTGGAGGCGCTCGGAAAGGGGGCCCTCGACGTTTTCGCGCCGCGCGTTTCGCGGATCTTCGAGCCGCGGGCCGAGGTCGCCGAGGTGGTTCGGGCGGCCAAGGAGCGGCAGATCGAGCTCTATCGGAGGCTGTATTCGTGA
- a CDS encoding xanthine dehydrogenase family protein molybdopterin-binding subunit: MSREVVRVTRRDFLVGLNLSLAGLAIGLPALGDEKKPPGLDPNPFVHVAPDGTVTIVCHRSEMGQGVRSTIPVLIAEELGADMGRVVIRQAVGDRKYGDQNTDGSSSIRKFYDNLRLVGATARTMLVAAAAAKWKVKPETCEARGHVVLHVPTKRSLGFGELSEAAAKWPVPKPEGVKVRPRDELSLLKNPKLPLVDGPAYVTGTAGFGADLGLPDMLIAVIARPPVVGGKVARYDASRATKIPGVKRVIEMPAAARPYGFQTWGGIAVLAENTWAAMRGREALDITWDGGENEKYDSRVYRDELLASVRAAGTPYRALGDVDAAFKKAARIVEAEYVVPHLAHLPMEPPVALARVGGGRCEVWAPTQHPQAARSTVAKLLGLGEEAVTVHVTLLGGGFGRKSKADFSAEAAFLAREAGVPVRVQWTREDDVRHDYYNTVNAQRFRAGLDEKGKVIAWHHRTAFPPIASTFGDVDRPGVTDLQQGVLDLALDVPNVRAEACPARAHARIGWYRSVYNIFHAFGIGSLVDEIAHARGADPRDVWLELIGPPRTLGLAELGVEKLANYGETLEKHPVDAGRLRRVIERVTEASRWSARKKDGRAFGLAAHRSFVTYTAVVLAVVPDARNKVRVDEAWISMDAGTVVNQDRGRAQMEGSVVMGISNTLFGGITMKGGATEQSNFRDARIARIGEVPRKIHVDLVPSDGPPCGVGEPGVPPVGPALANAVFVLTGKRIREIPLLRGLSA; this comes from the coding sequence ATGAGCCGGGAGGTCGTGCGCGTGACCCGGCGCGATTTCCTCGTCGGGCTGAACCTGTCTTTGGCCGGGCTCGCGATCGGGCTGCCAGCGCTCGGCGACGAAAAGAAGCCGCCGGGGCTCGACCCGAACCCGTTCGTGCACGTGGCGCCGGACGGGACCGTGACCATCGTCTGTCATCGCTCCGAGATGGGCCAGGGCGTGCGGAGCACGATTCCCGTGCTCATCGCCGAGGAGCTCGGCGCGGACATGGGGCGCGTCGTCATCCGGCAGGCCGTCGGCGACAGGAAGTACGGCGATCAGAACACCGATGGATCGAGCAGCATCCGGAAGTTTTACGACAACCTCCGCCTCGTCGGCGCGACCGCGCGCACGATGCTCGTCGCCGCCGCGGCGGCGAAATGGAAGGTGAAGCCGGAGACCTGCGAGGCGCGCGGGCACGTGGTGCTCCACGTGCCCACGAAGCGCTCCCTCGGCTTCGGCGAGCTCTCGGAGGCGGCGGCGAAATGGCCCGTGCCGAAGCCCGAGGGCGTGAAGGTGCGGCCTCGGGACGAGCTCTCGCTCTTGAAGAACCCGAAGCTGCCGCTCGTCGACGGGCCCGCGTACGTGACGGGCACAGCCGGGTTCGGGGCCGATCTCGGGCTGCCGGACATGCTGATCGCGGTGATCGCGCGGCCGCCGGTGGTCGGGGGGAAGGTCGCGAGGTACGACGCGTCCCGCGCAACGAAGATCCCGGGCGTCAAGCGGGTGATCGAGATGCCCGCGGCGGCGCGTCCTTATGGCTTCCAGACGTGGGGCGGGATCGCGGTGCTCGCGGAGAACACGTGGGCCGCGATGCGCGGGCGCGAGGCGCTCGACATCACCTGGGACGGGGGCGAAAACGAGAAATACGACTCGAGGGTGTATCGCGACGAATTGCTCGCCTCCGTGCGCGCGGCGGGGACGCCGTACCGCGCGCTCGGCGACGTCGACGCGGCCTTCAAGAAGGCCGCGCGGATCGTCGAGGCGGAGTACGTCGTGCCGCACCTCGCGCATTTGCCGATGGAGCCGCCGGTCGCGCTCGCGCGGGTCGGGGGCGGGCGCTGCGAGGTCTGGGCGCCGACGCAACATCCGCAGGCCGCGCGGAGCACGGTGGCGAAGCTGCTCGGCCTCGGCGAGGAGGCGGTCACGGTGCACGTGACCTTGCTCGGCGGCGGGTTCGGGCGAAAATCGAAGGCGGACTTCTCCGCGGAGGCGGCCTTCCTCGCGCGCGAGGCGGGCGTACCGGTGCGCGTGCAATGGACGCGCGAGGACGACGTCCGGCACGACTATTACAACACGGTGAATGCGCAGCGTTTCCGGGCGGGCCTCGATGAGAAGGGCAAGGTGATCGCGTGGCACCATCGCACGGCCTTCCCGCCGATCGCCTCGACCTTCGGCGACGTCGACAGGCCGGGCGTCACGGACCTCCAGCAGGGCGTGCTCGATCTCGCGCTCGACGTGCCGAACGTGCGCGCCGAGGCGTGCCCGGCCAGGGCCCACGCGCGGATCGGCTGGTATCGATCGGTCTACAACATCTTCCACGCCTTCGGGATCGGCTCGCTGGTGGATGAAATCGCGCACGCGCGCGGCGCGGATCCGCGGGACGTGTGGCTCGAGCTCATCGGGCCGCCGCGCACGCTGGGGCTCGCCGAGCTCGGGGTGGAGAAGCTCGCCAATTATGGCGAGACGCTCGAAAAACACCCCGTGGACGCGGGCAGGCTCCGGCGCGTGATCGAGCGGGTCACGGAGGCCTCGCGGTGGAGCGCGCGCAAGAAGGACGGCCGCGCGTTCGGGCTCGCGGCGCATCGGAGCTTCGTGACGTACACGGCCGTCGTGCTGGCCGTCGTGCCGGACGCGCGGAACAAGGTCCGCGTCGACGAGGCCTGGATCTCCATGGATGCGGGCACGGTGGTCAACCAGGACCGCGGGCGCGCGCAGATGGAGGGCTCGGTGGTGATGGGGATCAGCAATACGCTCTTCGGCGGGATCACCATGAAAGGCGGGGCGACGGAGCAATCGAACTTCCGGGACGCGCGTATCGCGCGGATCGGCGAGGTGCCGCGGAAGATCCACGTGGACCTCGTGCCGAGCGACGGGCCTCCGTGCGGCGTGGGCGAGCCAGGCGTGCCGCCGGTGGGGCCGGCGCTGGCGAATGCGGTGTTCGTGTTGACGGGCAAGCGGATTCGAGAGATCCCGCTCTTGCGGGGGCTCTCGGCGTAG
- a CDS encoding (2Fe-2S)-binding protein, whose protein sequence is MSVRIRVNGVEKALDVDPEMPLLWALRDVLGLTGTKYGCGQALCGSCTVHLDGEVVRACVTPVRRADGRAVTTIEGLSPDGSHPLQRAWVELGVPQCGFCQAGQIMTAAALLKAKPRPSDDEIDQSMAGNLCRCGTYSRIRAAIKKAAGMPEGER, encoded by the coding sequence ATGAGCGTGCGTATTCGCGTGAACGGCGTCGAAAAGGCGCTCGACGTCGACCCCGAGATGCCCCTGCTCTGGGCCCTGCGCGACGTGCTCGGGTTGACCGGGACGAAGTACGGCTGCGGCCAGGCGCTCTGCGGCTCGTGCACGGTGCACCTCGACGGAGAGGTCGTGCGCGCGTGCGTGACGCCGGTCCGCCGCGCCGACGGGAGAGCGGTCACCACGATCGAAGGGCTGTCGCCGGACGGGAGCCACCCCTTGCAGCGGGCGTGGGTCGAGCTCGGGGTGCCCCAATGCGGGTTTTGCCAGGCCGGGCAGATCATGACCGCGGCGGCCTTGCTGAAGGCGAAGCCCAGGCCCTCGGACGACGAGATCGATCAATCGATGGCCGGGAACCTCTGCCGGTGCGGCACCTATTCGCGGATCCGCGCGGCGATCAAGAAGGCGGCCGGGATGCCGGAGGGCGAGCGATGA
- a CDS encoding Isoquinoline 1-oxidoreductase subunit, with protein sequence MLQRLLPLAAALVVVGCGNPNAGASKGPAALRKVAPNELRAPADFAGITDTRERSRALFLEASRVLMHPRCVNCHPNGDVPHQGMNMQLHDPPAVRGPDNHGVVGMECTSCHQDRNQELTRVPGAPQWHLAPLEMAWVGKSAREICEQMKDPKRNGGKTLAEIVEHNTHDALVGWGWHPGADREPVPGTQPQFGAIVAAWAETGAECPAEGARP encoded by the coding sequence ATGCTCCAGCGGCTCCTGCCTCTCGCGGCGGCCCTCGTGGTGGTCGGGTGCGGGAACCCGAATGCAGGCGCGTCCAAGGGCCCGGCGGCGCTCCGGAAGGTCGCGCCGAACGAGCTCCGCGCGCCGGCCGACTTCGCGGGCATCACGGACACACGCGAGCGCTCTCGGGCCCTGTTCCTCGAGGCGAGCCGCGTGCTCATGCATCCGCGCTGCGTGAACTGCCATCCGAACGGCGACGTCCCGCATCAGGGGATGAACATGCAGCTCCACGACCCGCCGGCCGTGCGCGGGCCCGACAACCACGGCGTGGTCGGGATGGAATGCACGAGCTGCCATCAGGACAGGAACCAGGAGCTCACGCGCGTGCCCGGCGCGCCGCAGTGGCACCTCGCGCCGCTCGAGATGGCCTGGGTCGGGAAATCGGCGCGCGAGATCTGCGAGCAGATGAAGGATCCGAAGCGGAACGGCGGGAAGACGCTCGCCGAGATCGTCGAGCACAACACGCATGACGCGCTCGTCGGCTGGGGATGGCACCCGGGGGCGGACCGCGAGCCGGTCCCGGGGACGCAGCCGCAGTTCGGCGCGATCGTCGCGGCGTGGGCGGAGACGGGGGCCGAATGCCCCGCGGAGGGGGCGAGACCATGA
- a CDS encoding DsrE family protein, with amino-acid sequence MKRTMKVVIPLLAVATLGLSPGSLEAQTQQAPPAPRGAQAARPQRQVVVHLTKDAGDLHAVAMSLDLAQALQEGGARVTLFLDLEGVRLADTRVPNQLGWGMGKQTIADRYNRFVKAGGSVLLCPHCAENAGLTTANLRQGARLPTPRQLAETILQADQVIDY; translated from the coding sequence ATGAAGAGAACCATGAAGGTCGTGATCCCGCTCCTGGCCGTCGCCACGCTCGGGCTCTCGCCAGGGAGCCTCGAGGCGCAGACGCAGCAGGCGCCGCCGGCGCCACGAGGCGCGCAGGCCGCCCGTCCGCAGAGGCAGGTCGTCGTGCACCTGACGAAGGACGCGGGGGACCTGCACGCCGTGGCGATGTCGCTCGACCTGGCGCAGGCGCTGCAGGAGGGGGGCGCCCGCGTGACGTTGTTCCTCGACCTCGAGGGCGTGCGCCTGGCCGATACCCGTGTCCCGAACCAGCTCGGCTGGGGCATGGGCAAGCAGACGATCGCGGACCGTTACAATCGCTTCGTGAAGGCGGGCGGCAGCGTGCTGCTCTGCCCGCATTGCGCCGAGAACGCCGGCCTGACGACGGCCAACCTGCGGCAAGGCGCGCGGCTGCCGACGCCGCGGCAGCTCGCGGAGACCATTCTGCAGGCGGATCAGGTCATCGATTACTGA
- a CDS encoding GAF domain-containing protein, whose amino-acid sequence MLELDLEAKVRALEAFARRASLLQKITAALARAATVQQIGDVVTAHGHELFGATSSLVYLLDERRQFVELASVAGATSERFERFRRVPLDADVPLTHAVRRGEAVWLAGHADVAAVFPAAAALPRGQARLEGVVAIPLCTTTTIIGGIAFSFYGDVPTFDSVTRDFFSTVCTQCGLAIERAFSFEAERRAREALQKQQERLAVLAQAAERLSSTLASRHALAELAKLVVPRLADWCAIDELAPDGSIRRLAVEHKDPQKVALAHELVKKYPPNPDAPHGVPRVLRTGETEWMPEIPDELLVATSTDEEQLAMARSLGLTSYAIVPLFTRGRVIGALTLVSEGPRRLDEEDLAFAEHLARRSALALDNARLYEAAEAARKELHDLFMEAPAGICILRGEDLRFELANRPYLRLASRTNVVGKTVREVFPELEGQGILEILDRVHATGATYVASELSVRLDAGDGRGPTERLYNIVYQAIRDAHGAIGGVAVYAIEVTDQVQARRRVEALAASLAETNRELDQFAYITSHDLKAPLRAIGSLAEWIEEDLGPAMTDDAREKMSLLRGRVCRMEGLIQGLLDFSRAGRSKASRERVDVGRLLTEVVEMLAPRPPAAVILGEGLPTFDAERLALEQVFTNLIGNALKHAGRPDVEVRVGARDLGDTWEFFVRDDGPGIAPEFHERVWGIFQTLEARDKVESTGIGLAIVKKIVEGRGGHVRIESALGEGACLFFTWPKHEATRA is encoded by the coding sequence ATGCTCGAGCTCGACCTCGAGGCCAAGGTCCGCGCGCTCGAGGCCTTCGCGCGCCGCGCCTCGCTCCTCCAGAAGATCACCGCCGCCCTCGCCCGCGCCGCCACCGTCCAGCAGATCGGCGACGTCGTCACCGCCCATGGCCACGAGCTCTTCGGCGCCACCTCCTCGCTCGTGTACCTGCTCGACGAGCGCCGGCAGTTCGTCGAGCTCGCCTCCGTCGCCGGCGCCACGTCCGAGCGCTTCGAGCGCTTCCGCCGCGTGCCCCTCGACGCCGACGTCCCGCTCACCCACGCCGTTCGCCGCGGCGAGGCCGTCTGGCTCGCCGGCCACGCCGACGTCGCCGCGGTCTTCCCCGCCGCCGCCGCCCTGCCTCGCGGGCAGGCGCGCCTCGAAGGTGTCGTCGCCATCCCCCTCTGCACGACCACCACGATCATCGGCGGCATCGCCTTCAGCTTCTACGGCGACGTCCCGACCTTCGACTCCGTCACGCGTGACTTCTTCTCGACCGTCTGCACCCAGTGTGGCCTCGCCATCGAGCGGGCCTTCTCCTTCGAGGCCGAGAGGCGCGCCCGCGAGGCCCTGCAGAAGCAGCAGGAGCGCCTCGCCGTGCTCGCCCAGGCCGCCGAGCGCCTCTCCTCGACCCTCGCGTCGCGCCACGCCCTCGCCGAGCTCGCCAAGCTCGTCGTCCCGCGCCTCGCCGACTGGTGCGCCATCGACGAGCTCGCGCCCGACGGCAGCATCCGCCGCCTCGCGGTCGAGCACAAGGATCCACAGAAGGTCGCGCTCGCCCACGAGCTCGTGAAGAAGTACCCGCCGAACCCGGACGCCCCGCACGGCGTGCCCCGCGTCCTGCGCACGGGCGAGACCGAGTGGATGCCCGAGATCCCCGACGAGCTGCTCGTCGCGACCTCGACCGACGAGGAGCAGCTCGCCATGGCGCGCTCGCTCGGCCTCACCTCGTACGCCATCGTCCCGCTCTTCACGCGGGGCCGCGTCATCGGCGCCCTCACCCTCGTCAGCGAGGGGCCGCGGCGCCTCGACGAGGAGGACCTCGCCTTCGCCGAGCACCTCGCGCGCCGCTCCGCCCTCGCGCTCGACAACGCCCGCCTCTACGAGGCCGCCGAGGCGGCGCGCAAGGAGCTACACGACCTCTTCATGGAGGCGCCCGCGGGCATCTGCATCCTGCGCGGCGAGGATCTGCGCTTCGAGCTCGCCAACCGGCCGTATCTCCGCCTCGCGTCGAGGACGAACGTCGTCGGCAAGACCGTCCGCGAGGTCTTCCCCGAGCTCGAGGGCCAGGGGATCCTCGAGATCCTCGACCGCGTCCACGCGACGGGCGCGACCTACGTCGCCTCCGAGCTCTCGGTCCGGCTCGACGCGGGTGACGGCCGGGGCCCCACGGAGCGCCTGTACAACATCGTCTACCAGGCCATCCGCGACGCCCACGGCGCCATCGGCGGCGTCGCCGTCTACGCGATCGAGGTGACCGATCAGGTGCAAGCGCGGCGGCGCGTCGAGGCGCTCGCCGCGTCGCTCGCCGAGACGAACCGCGAGCTCGATCAGTTCGCGTACATCACCTCGCACGACCTCAAGGCCCCGCTCCGCGCGATCGGCAGCCTCGCCGAGTGGATCGAGGAGGACCTCGGCCCGGCGATGACCGACGACGCGCGCGAGAAGATGTCCCTCTTGCGGGGCCGCGTGTGCCGCATGGAGGGGCTCATCCAGGGCCTGCTCGACTTCTCGCGCGCCGGCCGTTCGAAGGCGAGCCGCGAGCGCGTCGACGTCGGCCGGCTCTTGACCGAGGTCGTGGAGATGCTCGCGCCGCGGCCTCCGGCCGCCGTGATCCTCGGCGAGGGGCTGCCGACGTTCGACGCCGAGCGGCTCGCGCTCGAGCAGGTGTTCACGAACCTCATCGGCAACGCGCTCAAGCACGCGGGCAGGCCGGACGTGGAGGTGCGCGTCGGGGCGCGCGACCTCGGCGACACGTGGGAGTTTTTCGTGCGCGACGATGGCCCGGGCATCGCGCCTGAGTTCCACGAGCGTGTCTGGGGCATCTTCCAGACGCTCGAGGCGCGCGACAAGGTGGAGAGCACCGGCATCGGGCTTGCGATCGTCAAGAAGATCGTCGAAGGTCGAGGCGGTCACGTGCGCATCGAGTCGGCCCTGGGAGAAGGCGCGTGTTTGTTCTTCACCTGGCCGAAGCACGAGGCGACGAGAGCCTGA
- a CDS encoding response regulator: MDNRELHILLVDDDEVDVMTVKRAFQKNRLTNPIHVATNGIEALAKLRDGSIAGRRLLVLLDLNMPRMNGIELLRELRADPALVSTSVVVLTTSNEDRDKVEAYRLNVAGYLLKPVQFADFVDVMATLNKYWTLVEMP; this comes from the coding sequence ATGGATAACCGCGAGCTCCACATCCTGCTGGTCGACGACGACGAGGTCGACGTCATGACCGTGAAGCGGGCCTTCCAGAAGAACCGGCTGACGAACCCGATCCACGTGGCGACGAACGGCATCGAGGCGCTCGCGAAGCTACGCGACGGATCGATCGCCGGGCGGCGCTTGCTCGTGCTGCTCGACCTCAACATGCCCAGGATGAACGGCATCGAGCTACTGCGTGAGCTCCGCGCCGATCCCGCGCTCGTGTCGACGTCGGTCGTCGTGTTGACGACCTCCAACGAGGACCGCGACAAGGTCGAGGCCTACCGCCTCAACGTCGCGGGTTACCTCCTCAAGCCGGTGCAGTTCGCCGACTTCGTCGACGTGATGGCGACGCTGAACAAGTACTGGACCCTGGTCGAGATGCCGTGA